In Hevea brasiliensis isolate MT/VB/25A 57/8 chromosome 13, ASM3005281v1, whole genome shotgun sequence, a single genomic region encodes these proteins:
- the LOC110642921 gene encoding DEAD-box ATP-dependent RNA helicase 51 codes for MAVAEEKQAYTSPADDTKRKRKRKRNRANKVFAAEEPEQQNPNQIDEEEEEEREIEVVKDNKDKRKKKNKKLKNNEGGNAEEELDEEDLEEEKVEKKVKSGGGIMSAESFDSLGLSEPTLKAIQEMGFQYLTKIQARAIPPLLIGKDVLGAARTGSGKTLAFLIPAVELLYNVSFTPRNGTGVVVICPTRELAIQTHAVAKDLLKYHSQTLGLVIGGSARKGEAERITKGVNLLVATPGRLLDHLQNTKGFIYKNLKCLMIDEADRILEANFEEEMKQIIKLLPKSRQTALFSATQTKKVEDLARLSFQTTPIYIDVDDGRTKVTNEGLQQGYCVVPSAKRFILLYSFLKRNLSKKVMVFFSSCNSVKFHSELLRYIQVECLDIHGKQKQQKRTSTFFDFCKAEKGILLCTDVAARGLDIPDVDWIVQYDPPDEPKEYIHRVGRTARGEGAKGNALLFLIPEELQFLRYLKAAKVPVKEYEFDDKKLANVQSHLEKLVANNYYLNKSAKDAYRSYILAYNSHSMKDIFNVHRLDLQAVAASFCFSCPPKVNLNIDSNASKFRKKAHKGSKNRFSENNPYGRQSDGEDKRQFVRH; via the exons ATGGCCGTTGCTGAGGAGAAGCAGGCTTATACTTCACCTGCTGACGACACAAAGAGGAAGAGGAAGCGAAAGCGAAACCGGGCAAACAAAGTTTTCGCCGCAGAAGAACCGGAGCAACAAAACCCTAATCAaattgatgaagaagaagaggaggagagagaaattgAGGTTGTGAAAGACAATAAGGATAAGAGGAAAAAGAAGAATAAGAAGTTGAAGAACAATGAAGGTGGAAATGCTGAGGAAGAGTTGGATGAGGAAGATTTGGAGGAAGAGAAGGTGGAAAAAAAGGTGAAGAGCGGGGGTGGGATTATGAGTGCAGAGTCTTTTGACTCTTTAGGATTATCTGAACCTACTCTCAAGGCCATTCAGGAGATGGGATTTCAGTATTTGACTAAG ATTCAAGCCAGAGCAATTCCACCCCTTCTGATCGGCAAAGATGTTCTTGGTGCTGCAAGGACAGGTTCTGGGAAAACACTTGCTTTCTTAATACCAGCTGTGGAGTTGTTATATAATGTCAGTTTCACTCCTCGCAATGGAACAGGCGTTGTTGTCATTTGCCCAACAAGGGAACTTGCCATACAG actCATGCTGTTGCAAAGGACCTTCTCAAATATCACTCGCAAACTCTTGGCTTGGTCATTGGGGGTTCTGCTAGAAAAGGAGAAGCAGAACGTATCACTAAAGGGGTAAATTTATTGGTTGCAACTCCTGGTCGACTTCTTGATCATCTTCAAAATACGAAGGGATTTATATATAAGAACTTGAAG TGCCTCATGATTGATGAAGCGGATAGGATATTGGAGGCTAACTTTGAGGAAGAAATGAAACAAATTATCAAGCTTCTGCCAAAG AGTAGGCAAACTGCTTTATTTTCAGCAACTCAAACAAAGAAG GTTGAGGATCTTGCCCGCTTGTCATTTCAGACTACTCCTATCTATATTGATGTGGATGATGGAAGAACTAAG GTCACAAATGAAGGGTTGCAGCAAGGTTATTGTGTAGTGCCTAGTGCCAAGAGATttattcttctctactcatttctgaAGAGGAATTTATCGAAGAAAGTGATGGTCTTCTTCTCTTCATGTAACTCAGTCAAGTTCCATTCTGAACTTCTCAGATACATTCAAGTTGAATGCCTTGATATCCATGGAAAACAAAAGCAGCAGAAACGGACCTCTACCTTTTTTGATTTCTGCAAAGCAGAGAAGGGGATCTTGCTATGTACTGATGTTGCTGCTCGTGGACTTGATATTCCTGATGTG GACTGGATAGTGCAGTATGATCCTCCTGATGAACCCAAG GAGTACATTCATAGGGTTGGCCGTACAGCCCGTGGAGAAGGTGCAAAAGGTAATGCCCTGCTTTTTCTGATTCCAGAAGAGCTGCAGTTTCTGCGCTATCTGAAG GCTGCAAAAGTCCCTGTTAAAGAATATGAATTTGATGATAAGAAGCTGGCAAATGTTCAGTCTCATCTG GAGAAGTTGGTGGCAAACAACTATTATTTGAACAAATCTGCTAAAGATGCATATCGATCCTACATATTGGCCTATAATTCACACTCTATGAAAGACATATTTAATGTGCATCGCCTTGATCTACAG GCGGTTGCAGCTTCATTCTGCTTTTCTTGTCCACCAAAGGTGAATTTGAACATAGACAGCAATGCTTCCAAATTTAGAAAGAAAGCGCATAAAGGAAGTAAAAATAGGTTCAGTGAGAACAACCCTTATGGAAGGCAGAGTGATGGAGAAGATAAACGGCAATTTGTAAGACATTAG
- the LOC110642932 gene encoding F-box protein At-B, which translates to MERLASNLISEEILGRLDLETLCTAACVSGALRFSVDYQVLPFLSSLDFPPSLNPDSNALFNILSRCTRGGTLKLSTLTLNCRRLQDSCLTLFLGEQLQQLSLFFCSYLSYGFLASIGEKCPFLRVLMLEFADQGSPHLFKKNLASMLSKCRLLECLCLKIRGTEVDANAFHSIECFLPRTLKILKLKPVFEENAICLSNKLGAGGKFSATEDFSFPDSLASYGFALQSLSLVLDVISDRLLMTITSSFPLLVELDLEDRPNKEPSPHLDLTNSGLQLLGSCYHLTGLSLIRSRKNYHGSFKQINDVGMFLLSESCKDLQSVRLCGFSRVSDAGIASLLHSCQKLKKFEVRNALFLSDLAFHNLTGVSCSLVEVRLLSCNLITSETVKKLGSSRSLEVLDLCGCKSIADSCVSSISCLRRLTSLNLTGADITDDGLSILGHGSPPISHLCLRGCKRVTDKGIYLLLCGAIAQTLATLDLGYMPRISDNGIFTIVAAGREITELCIRYCFHVTDSSLQALGTKRSLQYGNKQLRQLDLFNCIGLSAGAVRLLRKPLFSGLHWVGIGQTRLVNKRGAIMTEICNERPWMTVCSDGCEMGCHDGWQFHRSESL; encoded by the exons ATGGAGAGATTGGCAAGTAACTTGATAAGCGAAGAGATTTTGGGGAGGTTGGATTTGGAGACGCTTTGCACGGCGGCTTGCGTGAGCGGAGCCCTGCGCTTCTCCGTCGACTACCAAGTCCTTCCCTTTCTTTCTTCCCTCGATTTCCCACCATCTCTCAATCCGGATTCAAACGCTCTTTTTAATATCCTCAGTCGCTGCACCAGAGGAGGAACCCTTAAACTTAGCACGCTGACCCTCAATTGTCGGCGCCTCCAAGATTCTTGCCTCACCCTTTTCTTAGGTGAACAACTCCAGCAACTCAGTTTATTTTTCTGCTCCTATCTCTCATATGGGTTTCTTGCTTCCATAGGAGAAAAATGCCCCTTTCTCAG GGTGCTAATGCTAGAATTTGCAGATCAAGGCTCACCACATCTGTTCAAAAAGAATCTTGCTAGCATGCTTAGCAAGTGCCGTCTTTTGGAG TGTCTGTGTCTTAAAATTAGAGGGACAGAAGTTGATGCAAATGCGTTCCACTCCATTGAATGTTTTCTGCCTAGAACTCTTAAAATTCTGAAATTAAAGCCAGTGTTTGAGGAAAATGCAATCTGTCTGTCAAACAAACTAGGAGCTGGCGGAAAGTTTTCTGCAACAGAAGATTTCAGCTTCCCTGACTCTCTAGCATCATATGGTTTTGCATTACAAAGTTTGTCGCTTGTCTTAGATGTTATATCTGACAGGCTACTTATGACTATCACCAGCTCGTTTCCTCTTCTGGTAGAGCTGGATCTTGAAGATAGGCCAAACAAGGAACCATCTCCGCACCTTGACTTGACCAATAGCGGGCTGCAGTTGTTGGGCTCTTGCTATCATTTGACTGGACTCTCTCTTATACGCAGTAGAAAGAACTACCATGGATCATTTAAACAAATAAATGATGTGGGCATGTTTCTGCTTTCTGAGAGTTGCAAAGATTTGCAGTCAGTGAGGCTTTGTGGTTTCTCTAGAGTTAGTGATGCTGGCATTGCATCATTGCTACATTCCTGCCAGAAGTTAAAGAAATTTGAAGTTCGTAATGCCTTATTTTTGTCAGACTTGGCCTTTCACAATCTAACTGGAGTCTCATGTTCCCTTGTTGAGGTGAGATTACTGTCTTGCAACTTGATAACCAGTGAAACTGTGAAGAAACTGGGCTCTTCTAGGAGCTTGGAGGTGCTAGATCTGTGTGGCTGCAAGAGCATAGCCGATTCTTGCGTCAGCTCCATTTCATGTCTTAGAAGATTAACATCTTTGAATCTTACTGGAGCTGATATTACAGATGATGGTTTATCCATTCTTGGTCACGGTAGTCCACCTATCTCACATTTGTGTCTTAGAGGCTGTAAGAGAGTAACCGACAAAGGAATTTATCTTTTGTTGTGCGGGGCAATTGCACAGACATTGGCAACACTTGATTTAGGTTACATGCCAAGAATATCAGACAATGGCATTTTTACAATAGTTGCCGCTGGCAGAGAGATTACTGAATTATGTATTAGGTATTGCTTTCATGTGACTGATTCTTCATTGCAAGCACTTGGTACAAAGAGAAGCCTCCAATATGGGAATAAGCAACTTCGGCAACTTGATCTTTTCAATTGCATTGGATTATCTGCTGGTGCAGTAAGATTGCTAAGGAAACCCTTATTCAGTGGACTGCATTGGGTTGGTATTGGACAAACTCGATTGGTAAATAAGAGAGGTGCTATTATGACTGAAATTTGCAATGAACGGCCATGGATGACTGTGTGTTCTGATGGTTGTGAAATGGGATGTCATGATGGGTGGCAGTTCCATAGATCAGAAAGCCTTTAA
- the LOC110642941 gene encoding probable ethanolamine kinase, with protein sequence MVAAQKISDAMEVAQEARDCSSSEIHSSQLTVDTPLSLPDNDMSPRLIELCKDLFKKWSSLDDSRFSIERVSGGITNLLLKVSVKEDSGNEVSVTVRLYGPNTDYVINRERELQAIKYLSAAGFGAKLLGVFGNGMVQSFINARTLTPEDMRKPKLAAEIAKQLHKFHGVEIPGSKEPQLWNDIFKFYENASILQFGDIEKQRKYETISFKEVYNEVVEIKELTGCLNAPVVFSHNDLLSGNLMLNEDEDKLYFIDFEYGSYSYRGFDIGNHFNEYAGYDCDYSLYPSKDEQYHFFRHYLQPEKLHEVSDKDLEALYIETNTFALASHLFWALWALIQAKMSPIDFDYLDYFFLRYNEYKRQKENSCSLARSYLSRCGSG encoded by the exons ATGGTAGCAGCGCAAAAGATCTCGGACGCTATGGAGGTCGCACAGGAAGCAAGAGACTGTTCAAGCTCTGAGATTCATTCTTCGCAACTCACAGTCGATACCCCTCTTTCACTACCTGATAATGATATGTCTCCTCGTCTCAT AGAGTTGTGCAAGGATCTGTTCAAGAAATGGTCAAGCTTGGATGATTCTCGCTTCTCAATTGAGAGGGTTTCTGGCGGCATTACAAATCTTT TGCTTAAGGTATCTGTAAAGGAAGACAGTGGAAATGAGGTGTCCGTAACTGTCAGATTATATGGTCCTAACACGGATTATGTTATCAATCGTGAGCGGGAGTTGCAG GCTATCAAATACCTCTCAGCTGCAGGATTTGGTGCTAAGTTGCTTGGTGTATTTGGGAATGGCATGGTTCAATCTTTTATCAATGCACGGACACTAACTCCAGAAG ATATGAGAAAGCCAAAGCTGGCTGCTGAAATTGCCAAGCAACTTCATAAATTCCATGGAGTGGAAATTCCAGGTTCTAAAGAGCCTCAGTTGTGGAATGACATCTTCAAGTTCTATGAAAATG CATCCATTCTTCAATTCGGTGATATTGAGAAGCAAAGAAAATATGAGACAATTTCATTCAAGGAAGTTTATAACGAAGTAGTTGAAATCAAG GAATTGACAGGCTGTCTTAATGCTCCCGTGGTTTTTTCTCACAATGACTTGCTTTCAGGGAATCTGATGCTCAATGAAGATGAAG ATAAACTCTACTTCATTGATTTTGAGTACGGATCATACAGTTACAGAGGTTTTGACATTGGAAATCACTTCAATGAATATGCGGGTTATGATTGTGACTACAGCTT ATACCCAAGTAAGGATGAACAATATCATTTCTTCAGGCATTATTTACAACCTGAAAAACTGCATGAG GTATCTGACAAGGACCTTGAAGCTCTATATATAGAGACGAATACTTTCGCATTAGCTTCACACTTATTCTGGGCTTTATGGGCACTAATCCAG GCAAAGATGTCCCCAATTGATTTTGATTATCTTGACTATTTCTTCCTGCGATACAATGAATACAAAAGGCAGAAGGAAAATAGTTGTTCACTGGCACGTTCTTACCTCTCAAGATGTGGGAGTGGATAG
- the LOC110642922 gene encoding F-box/kelch-repeat protein At1g55270 codes for MDRAIQPPLVDTTACLCRVDAGLKTVVSAKKYVPGSKLCLQPDIKPSIHPTRSKPLRGDRSRNQSPLLPGLPDDLAIACLIRVPRVEHRKLRLVCKRWYRLLVGNFFYSLRKRLGIAEEWIYVIKRDRDGKISWHAFDPVYQLWQPLPPVPKEYSEALGFGCAVLSGCNLYLFGGKDPLKGSMRRVIFYSARTNKWHRAPDMLRRRHFFGSCVINNCLYVAGGENEGGHRSLKSAEVYDPNKNRWSFISDMSTAMVPFIGVVYEGKWFLKGLGSRRQVLSEVYQPETDSWYPVYDGMVAGWRNPSASLNGRLYALDCKDGCQLRVYDDVTNSWSKHIDSKMHLGNSRALEAAALVPLNGKLCIIRNNMSISLVDVSKSDDLRGATAEHLWETISGKGPFKTLVTNLWSSLAGRNRLKSHIVHCQVLQA; via the exons ATGGATAGAGCGATACAACCGCCTCTG GTTGATACCACAGCTTGTCTATGTAGAGTAGATGCAGGCCTCAAAACGGTTGTCAGTGCAAAAAAATATGTCCCTGGATCTAAGCTCTGCCTTCAACCAGACATTAAACCATCCATTCATCCTACTAGGAGCAAGCCATTACGTGGTGACAGGAGCAGAAACCAATCTCCTCTGCTTCCAGGACTCCCTGATGATCTTGCTATTGCTTGCCTGATCAGGGTCCCAAGGGTAGAGCATCGTAAGCTTCGGCTAGTGTGCAAAAGATGGTATCGTCTTTTGGTTGGAAACTTCTTCTACTCACTTCGGAAAAGACTTGGAATTGCTGAAGAATGGATATATGTCATCAAGAGAGACCGAGATGGAAAAATCTCATGGCATGCATTTGACCCAGTATACCAACTCTGGCAGCCCCTTCCTCCTGTTCCAAAGGAATACTCTGAAGCCCTTGGATTTGGTTGTGCTGTCCTCAGTGGCTGTAACCTCTACTTGTTTGGTGGTAAAGACCCTCTTAAAGGATCAATGAGAAGAGTCATATTTTATAGTGCTAGGACAAATAAGTGGCACCGTGCCCCAGACATGCTTCGTCGGCGGCATTTTTTTGGTTCATGTGTGATAAACAACTGTTTATATGTAGCCGGTGGGGAAAATGAAGGGGGGCATCGATCCTTGAAATCAGCTGAAGTATATGATCCTAACAAGAATAGATGGTCGTTCATTTCAGATATGAGCACAGCAATGGTGCCCTTTATTGGGGTTGTTTATGAGGGAAAGTGGTTCCTGAAGGGGCTGGGATCTCGCCGACAGGTTCTAAGTGAAGTATACCAACCAGAAACTGATAGCTGGTACCCTGTTTATGATGGCATGGTTGCAGGCTGGAGAAACCCAAGTGCTTCCTTAAACGGACGCCTCTATGCTTTGGACTGTAAGGATGGCTGCCAACTTAGGGTTTATGATGATGTGACTAATTCTTGGAGCAAGCATATTGACAGCAAGATGCATTTGGGGAATTCTCGCGCATTGGAGGCTGCTGCACTTGTTCCACTTAATGGGAAACTCTGCATCATCAGGAATAATATGAGCATATCTTTGGTTGATGTGTCAAAATCTGACGATTTGAGGGGTGCTACTGCTGAGCATTTATGGGAAACCATATCAGGCAAAGGGCCATTCAAGACTTTGGTCACAAATCTCTGGTCAAGCCTAGCAGGCAGGAACCGACTGAAAAGTCATATAGTTCACTGCCAGGTTCTTCAAGCATAA
- the LOC110642914 gene encoding uncharacterized protein LOC110642914, which yields MSGGSPVGGGYMRQRHSQGYASGGDDLEDDACSRPQPFTSPPSPRVRSWVEIVENILWIASAIFIVYFGDRHSNLIYLLWHDERIRRLPLYLGMIGAGLNVVIFLYTSMFAWSVRRFDEKWELSSISALPFVTLLGLVSFCLFAFALWPIWSFLTLPLLFTLFMACMVIFPHIMIVTFRQQNDAFRID from the exons ATGTCTGGTGGTTCGCCTGTTGGAGGTGGATATATGAGGCAGAGACATAGCCAAGGCTATGCCTCTGGTGGTGATGATCTCGAGGATGATGCATGCTCAAGGCCACAGCCCTTTACTTCTCCGCCTAGCCCCCGAGTTCGGTCATGGGTTGAGATTGTGGAGAATATACTTTGGATTGCCTCTGCAATTTTCATCGTTTACTTTGGTGATAGACATTCCAATTTGATTTATCTCTTGTGGCATGATGAACGAATAAGAAG ATTGCCTTTATATCTTGGGATGATAGGTGCTGGGTTGAATGTGGTCATATTCTTATATACAAGTATGTTTGCATGGAGTGTCAGGAGGTTTGATGAAAAATGGGAGCTATCAAGTATATCTGCTTTGCCATTTGTTACCCTATTGGGACTCGTCTCTTTTTGCTT GTTTGCCTTCGCTTTATGGCCAATATGGAGTTTCTTGACCCTTCCACTTCTG TTCACACTGTTTATGGCTTGCATGGTCATCTTTCCCCATATCATGATTGTGACATTCAGGCAGCAAAATGATGCATTCCGTATAGATTAA